A window of Ptychodera flava strain L36383 chromosome 1, AS_Pfla_20210202, whole genome shotgun sequence contains these coding sequences:
- the LOC139141916 gene encoding epithelial-stromal interaction protein 1-like yields MSYSSSRTTRPVGSRTAGATNDRGRTTTTVGKPQRGRYTSPQRKPTTVPASTRSRSVRMDQPSDAVSGQNSRGNAGDPRQGQTAQERLQHRGNYAVIAPNEKKRSQIQRQAEKETRQYEEYKERNKMGYISLPPQTVGGGKVVSQTSARQQQSLQHRQVTARVGYGAKSSYKSSLRAKEEAEALEKKAKARMQTEKNKEREQTRQQRLDEDRRKKNDEFLRKFERNGKQPQGMATSSGHPQVTAVESFEPQSQTSHVVDRPGNSTSDPDVELLKDMFPHKTVDEISEALSSSSGAVDVAANVLMG; encoded by the coding sequence ATGAGTTACTCGTCCAGCCGCACTACCAGGCCAGTGGGCTCAAGAACAGCTGGTGCAACAAACGATCGTGgtcgaacaacaacaacagttgGAAAGCCACAACGCGGCCGATATACTAGCCCGCAGAGAAAACCGACAACTGTGCCAGCAAGTACACGGTCTAGATCGGTAAGGATGGATCAACCGTCTGATGCTGTATCGGGCCAGAACTCTCGAGGTAATGCTGGTGATCCCAGACAGGGCCAAACCGCCCAGGAACGTTTACAACACCGTGGTAACTACGCAGTGATTGCGCCGAACGAGAAGAAACGAAGCCAAATCCAACGGCAAGCTGAAAAAGAGACGAGGCAATACGAAGAATACAAAGAACGAAACAAAATGGGCTACATAAGTCTTCCACCTCAGACTGTAGGGGGCGGTAAAGTCGTGTCACAAACCAGCGCCAGACAACAACAATCTTTACAGCACAGGCAAGTGACAGCTCGGGTTGGATATGGTGCAAAGTCTTCGTATAAATCGTCACTCCGAGCAAAGGAAGAAGCCGAGGCCTTAGAAAAGAAAGCAAAGGCACGTATGCAGacagagaaaaataaagaaagggAACAAACAAGACAGCAGAGATTGGATGAAGACCGCAGAAAGAagaatgatgaatttttgaGGAAATTTGAAAGGAATGGAAAGCAACCACAGGGTATGGCAACGTCATCAGGTCACCCTCAGGTCACTGCCGTTGAAAGTTTTGAACCGCAATCACAAACTAGTCACGTTGTAGATCGTCCAGGGAATTCAACAAGTGACCCAGATGTGGAATTGTTAAAAGATATGTTTCCACACAAAACAGTGGATGAAATAAGTGAGGCACTGAGCTCGTCCTCTGGTGCTGTTGATGTAGCAGCAAATGTGTTGATGGGGTGA
- the LOC139141890 gene encoding alpha-1,3-mannosyl-glycoprotein 4-beta-N-acetylglucosaminyltransferase C-like translates to MNARMWKNLFLACLAVSFTVNSILMLAKTFSLDKSDSKTACEEQKDTMLKTIRLLQDNCNVKNKHQQFQQSIVDKTDQSTMRRSSIVIDKEEVRLLGNARANKGFLTIGIPTVKRAKGSYLQSTLDSIIEHTSADERKNIVVVVFLADMDVEIKSQTVEILKQKYSQYMWNGFLEVIEAPQSFYPPLENLKQKYGDSQDRIRWRSKQVVDYAFLFSYCQDISTYYLQLEDDVVSSPNFISSIRVFIESQDHPWVTLEFSELGFIGKLYHSTDLPKLSEFALLFYDEQPVDYLLRYHLAVMGQTKTLIHLPSLFQHVGQESSLKEKQQDLMDRFFNAGSLQYNADNPPATVYSSMRAFSMYLPQLAYKSQPGYFWGVAPKTGDSIFVVFETAVKLTRVIFETGTEDHKDDFLRNGRLEASSQLIGQTEKQLPVCSDYVYLGSFDNGKVDVSDVQKKTEQAVKCLRVSVTEDQVAWMILKEIAVWILK, encoded by the exons ATGAATGCACGAATGTGGAAAAATCTATTTCTTGCCTGCCTGGCGGTTTCTTTCACGGTCAACAGTATTCTAATGCTAGCAA aaaccttCTCCCTTGACAAAAGTGACTCAAAAACAGCGTGTGAAGAACAAAAAGACACCATGTTGAAAACCATTAGACTATTGCAAGATAACTgcaatgtaaaaaataaacatcaacAATTCCAACAGAGCATTGTG GATAAAACAGATCAGAGCACTATGAGGAGATCAAGTATTGTCATTGACAAGGAGGAGGTCCGGTTGCTAGGTAATGCCAGGGCTAATAAAG gatttctgaCCATCGGTATTCCGACAGTAAAAAGAGCAAAAGGGAGCTACCTGCAGTCTACTCTGGATTCAATCATAGAACACACATCAGCAGATGAACGTAAAAACATCGTAGTCGTGGTGTTCCTTGCCGACATGGATGTTGAAATTAAAAGTCAAACTGTTGAAATTCTCAAACAAAAGTATTCACAGTACATGTGGAATGGATTCCTGGAGGTTATCGAGGCGCCACAAAGTTTTTATCCGccattggaaaatttgaaacagaAGTATGGCGATTCTCAGGATAGGATACGATGGCGTTCCAAACAAGTTGTTGATTATGCATTTCTATTCAGCTACTGTCAggatatttcaacatattacTTACAGCTTGAGGATGATGTGGTGTcatcgccaaattttatcagttCTATCAGAGTCTTTATTGAATCACAAGATCATCCCTGGGtgactttggaattttcagAACTTGGTTTTATAGGCAAGCTTTATCATTCAACTGACCTTCCTAAATTATCAGAATTTGCATTGCTGTTCTACGATGAACAACCTGTGGATTATTTATTACGATATCACTTAGCTGTCATGGGCCAGACCAAGACACTCATTCATTTGCCGTCCTTGTTCCAGCATGTAGGTCAGGAATCGTCGTTGAAAGAGAAACAGCAGGATTTGATGGATAGATTTTTTAATGCGGGATCTCTGCAATATAACGCTGACAATCCACCAGCCACAGTGTACAGCAGCATGCGTGCTTTTAGTATGTATTTACCACAGCTGGCTTACAAGTCACAACCTGGCTATTTCTGGGGTGTGGCACCAAAGACGGGCGACTCAATCTTTGTTGTATTTGAAACAGCAGTGAAACTGACTAGAGTGATTTTTGAAACCGGCACTGAGGATCACAAAGACGATTTTCTGAGAAATGGCCGACTTGAAGCAAGCTCACAGCTTATTGGTCAGACTGAAAAACAACTGCCTGTATGTTCTGACTATGTTTATCTTGGAAGCTTTGACAATGGAAAAGTGGATGTTAGTGATGTTCAGAAGAAAACAGAGCAAGCTGTGAAATGTCTGAGAGTCAGTGTGACAGAAGATCAAGTAGCATGGATGATATTGAAAGAGATTGCTGTGTGGATTCTGAAATAA